The DNA region AGACAAGTATTATAGCAGCTAGTCTTTTCGAGAGCCAGTTTTTGCCCCTGATAGCTTTagtgtatttagtttttctgtcattgtttttattgtttattttgaaaacaaacaaaatttggcaaaaatagaaaaaaaactattgttgtttttagttctaggaaaatatttgaaaatctaTACAACATTTTATGTACTAAAATacagaaaagtttattttgcgccactatttgaaatttaatttggtttaaaggcaaaaaaacttttttattttgcttttagtaAACTACAGCTTGTTCACAAtagattttaatttcaaactaaTGTTAAAAgtcaaattaacaattttttaaacaattaagttTCATTTGCAAGTTTTACCAGAAACAAGGGGGCAAAAGTGTGGTAGTTTAACAATTAAGTtaagcaaataatttaaaattttattgaaattttgtatttaatgtagttttttctcttttttttaatttaaggatAAACAATTGCATTCCTCACGTGGCATTATTATTTCCAATCAAACTTTGGTGCTACAGGGTATACCCAAGTCTTCCCATGGTCAGTATTTTTGTCGTGCCACCAACATACAAGGCAGTGTTTCTAGTAATGAAGTTTATTTAGATGTTAAATGtaagtatatgaaaattttaaaattgtttaagtaaatttttgtaaatagaatACAAAAGCTTTAACAATTAAAGAGATTTCTTTGGTTGCTTTGTGTTTGAAAAGATAAAAAGTATTGCATACTATTAGgtatgaaattgtatttttttttttttttgttaaaatcataGTTATTTGTTAAACGAGTTTCCTGATTTTGAATAGAAATGTTAGAAATGTTAGTTTTTCGCCTGCTCCTCTATTACTTAGTAGAAGTGTGAAAAATTCTTAGAATTATAAAACCATTCAAAGcctttttctttaagaaatgaaaaaatcagtctggtttatattttcaaaacataatTATTACTATAAAGACCTTACCATGAactaacaaaacaatatttctaaacctgctaaaagtttattatatatttttaaaatactaaagcatactttaaggatTTCCTTAAAAAAGCCTTACAAAAGtctatttaaacataaaactgtttaagttttttttctccattttatTGCAATTCCTTACAATTTTCCAGCGTGATGTAACAATTTACTTTAGTTAAGCAGTTTTTTGTTACaacctattttctattaaactaaatacatacaaacacaagtAAGGCATACAAGTACTTGGTACATAATATCCTCATATgaactatatataaaatattccattataagctaaattataagattttctaaaaaaaaccaaaccatGTAGACTAAAGTGTACAAGGACTTGTGTATATTTGCTATACACAGAGTGTAATAGTAACTAATATTACCCTTTTCTTTTCAATACATACAACATAGTTGAGTTTAGCAAGAGGGCAGGAGTAGTAGGAAGTTATTGTATAAGATTTACTGGTATTTTTGTCAGCGCTGCTTTTTTTCGATTTCTAGTTCATATTTATGTTtactacatacacacacacacgcttgtatgtatatacatatttatgtttttttttttttttttttttacttgaacAATGTATTGAATTTCAACAACCTGTTCATATTCTTTTCATAAGTATACCATACACAAGAAAGGCTATAGAATTGTAACACTACCTTTGAATTCATAAATATGTAGACATACATATACAGCTACACCTATAgcttaatgtatgtatgttctaaAGTAGTATGATTTCAATATATGGCTTTTTCTGCttagttttttgtttcaaattttataccATCATaatagatgatgatgatgatgatggtttgAGAAATAACAGAAAAACTAGGAAAAATAAAAGCATAATGAAATATAAGTACCTAACAGAAATTGGTACCCAtttgtacatagaaaaaaaaacagtttgcaaaagtaaaaattttaaagcctACTTTTAAGGTGAAAAGATTTGTATGAgaatttattaaagtaaaactGATAAatcaagtttattaaaaatcatatttaataaaacttcagATTGTTAAGGATgtctagtttttagttaaaCGTATGatgattgtaaaaatttatactaTAAAGTCGATTTCATAGCATAACAGACAGGCAGCAAGTTAATGCttgattaagaaaaagttttaaagtattGAAAGCAATTAAAtccaatacattttttttctttaaaatctcttcaaccaactaactaattgaTATAATAacctacatttttataaatactacATTTATGTACCTAACTATCTATCATTCCCTATAGACCCACCTGTTTGTAAATCGGATTCAACAATAATACGCGCCGCACTTAAACAAACCATTAATATAACATGTCAAGTGGATTCGAATCCTCTTGATAATCTAAATTATAAATGGCACTTCAACAACTCACTTGAGAGTCTTATTGAGTTGCCTTTAAATATGGGCATGATGATGGGAGGAGGAGGTTTGGCAGCCTCATTGCATACTCCCTTAAACGGTATGGGTTCAAATGGTGGTTTACATCAtttgcaacagcagcagcagcaacaaccacAACATCAACAAATGTTATTACATGCGGATGCAAGTCACGCTTCCGCCGGATATTATCAACGTAGCAAAAGGAAGCAtggccaacaacaacaacccatACAAGCTAAAGTTATACATGGTCGTCATGGTCGTGTTGCCTTGCGTGCTGTGGCCCCACTAACGCAACAGCAGCCAACACCACACTTCGATACCTGGTCGAATATGCAATTCGAAGATGATTTCGAAATTGACCACCATCAACC from Lucilia cuprina isolate Lc7/37 unplaced genomic scaffold, ASM2204524v1 Scaffold_6609, whole genome shotgun sequence includes:
- the LOC124421224 gene encoding uncharacterized protein LOC124421224 → DKQLHSSRGIIISNQTLVLQGIPKSSHGQYFCRATNIQGSVSSNEVYLDVKYPPVCKSDSTIIRAALKQTINITCQVDSNPLDNLNYKWHFNNSLESLIELPLNMGMMMGGGGLAASLHTPLNGMGSNGGLHHLQQQQQQQPQHQQMLLHADASHASAGYYQRSKRKHGQQQQPIQAKVIHGRHGRVALRAVAPLTQQQPTPHFDTWSNMQFEDDFEIDHHQPMYDDNHNTHIPDTHHAGDHDDDDHDDETINGVYNDDLPYTQMVYSNLIYKNHLDSKQRGNKQQIPNYQQHQQLHTQPLHDITHNNQYQLAERKRLTALHKQQQQHHRIVVTTATPPPPPSMAPLNNVYSYHIDSYESFGAISCVASSPMGQSQPCWYHIQPAGKFSSFCFFFCCCNLTVFAIQQQNYLNLLGKYLNLRSGC